In Zingiber officinale cultivar Zhangliang chromosome 8B, Zo_v1.1, whole genome shotgun sequence, a single genomic region encodes these proteins:
- the LOC122017653 gene encoding uncharacterized protein LOC122017653: protein MKQEATGRSERFPSLAPCKRSHKKPQQQRKVRIVHIFAPKVIEIDTENFRGLVQRLTGKPTARSAKGKKKRARPASPPPASNSTTTTTTTTTTGELVLSHQEAATAVKGEPPALEEPWKEESFGGGLMVSAFGDSWEGIMFQDFSEIYREL from the coding sequence ATGAAACAGGAAGCAACGGGCAGATCAGAGAGGTTTCCTTCGCTCGCGCCATGCAAGCGTTCCCACAAGAAACCGCAGCAGCAGCGCAAGGTCAGAATTGTGCACATCTTCGCGCCGAAAGTCATCGAGATCGACACCGAGAACTTCCGCGGCCTCGTGCAGCGCCTCACCGGAAAGCCTACGGCGAGATCAGCCAAAGGTAAGAAGAAGAGAGCGAGGCCGGCGTCGCCTCCACCCGCGTCGAACAGCACTACTACTACCACGACGACGACCACCACCGGGGAGTTAGTACTGTCGCACCAAGAGGCAGCGACCGCGGTGAAGGGCGAGCCGCCGGCGTTAGAAGAGCCATGGAAGGAAGAGAGCTTTGGCGGCGGATTGATGGTGAGCGCGTTTGGGGATTCCTGGGAGGGGATAATGTTTCAGGACTTCAGTGAGATCTACCGTGAGTTGTGA
- the LOC122013452 gene encoding probable beta-1,4-xylosyltransferase IRX14 — protein MQSQANRRFTTYRHSSPPSPDAALPLSLVDAEPRGPSSMFWFILHGFCCFVSLALGFRFSRVAVLLLFSTSTLNSTPFLLTTTMTTTTTTTTTTTTTTTRTETVTISHLPSLTPAAHLPPQNRTQGHVVVGKHGIRIRSWPHSELAEVLRAHEIIQSVHREQRLQYGVKSPRPLLVVTPTYVCTLQTLHLTSLGHSLMLVPYRRARRRGKHRGEARKS, from the coding sequence ATGCAGAGCCAAGCCAATCGCCGCTTCACCACCTACCGCCACTCTTCGCCGCCTTCGCCCGACGCCGCCCTCCCCCTCTCCCTCGTCGATGCCGAGCCCCGAGGACCTTCCTCCATGTTCTGGTTCATCCTCCACGGCTTCTGCTGCTTCGTTAGCCTTGCCCTTGGCTTCCGTTTCTCCCGTGTGGCCGTCCTCCTCCTTTTCTCCACCTCCACCCTCAACTCCACCCCCTTCCTCCTCACCACAACGATGACGACCACGACCACCACTACCACCACTACGACGACCACCACCACCCGAACCGAGACCGTCACCATCTCCCATCTGCCCTCGCTCACTCCGGCTGCTCACCTCCCGCCGCAGAACCGGACGCAAGGCCACGTCGTCGTCGGCAAGCATGGCATTCGCATCCGGTCGTGGCCGCACTCAGAACTCGCCGAGGTGCTGCGGGCGCACGAGATCATCCAGAGCGTTCATCGCGAGCAGCGGCTCCAGTATGGCGTCAAGAGTCCTCGGCCGCTGCTCGTAGTCACGCCCACCTATGTCTGCACCTTACAGACGCTCCACCTCACCAGTCTTGGCCATTCCCTCATGCTCGTGCCCTATCGTAGAGCACGACGTCGCGGGAAACACAGAGGCGAGGCGAGGAAAAGTTAA
- the LOC122017694 gene encoding uncharacterized protein LOC122017694 produces MKASLQFRDDRSPLLRAKLPLDALGIPLLSSFAAGDPQDLRLDLSTSFRVGPIVRLSYRPNDARSPLSFALKIGAGDFGSPVAAPVSMSVEFTPLVRGGVPFFTVVFKPRLGDFCLKKTARSGFASAPSPLGRLESVAPENGFHEGKMANGFAPSAASAISVHGLLSSTELRASSVLPLRRGASMRFRWGVKLPAEIEMGVNADHAARAQISFRRLPQLVMSKITIEHVMGDNKSKERNGKAAAEEADTWTPVKQQLDLLRADNAVLKREVRELCVEVLAKREVPASSEARTAGSQRNLERGGAKIEPKQSSPPPPAEKRTEAKSASAGNKPREDNVNDELKKALMAATSGTGK; encoded by the coding sequence ATGAAAGCATCCTTGCAGTTCCGGGACGATCGGAGTCCCCTTTTGCGGGCAAAACTCCCCCTCGACGCCCTCGGCATCCCCCTCCTCTCCTCCTTCGCGGCCGGCGACCCCCAGGACCTCCGCCTCGATCTCAGCACCAGCTTCCGTGTCGGCCCCATCGTCCGCTTATCGTACCGCCCCAACGATGCCCGGAGCCCCTTGTCTTTCGCCCTCAAGATCGGCGCTGGCGATTTCGGCTCCCCCGTCGCTGCTCCCGTGAGCATGTCCGTCGAGTTCACTCCTCTTGTCCGCGGAGGCGTCCCCTTCTTCACCGTCGTCTTCAAGCCCCGCCTCGGCGATTTCTGCCTCAAGAAGACTGCCCGATCGGGATTTGCCTCCGCGCCTTCGCCTCTGGGCCGCCTTGAATCCGTCGCGCCGGAGAACGGATTCCACGAGGGCAAGATGGCCAACGGGTTCGCCCCGTCGGCGGCCTCTGCCATCAGTGTTCACGGTCTGCTGTCCAGCACGGAGCTCCGAGCAAGCAGCGTCCTCCCATTGCGGAGAGGCGCGTCGATGAGGTTCCGGTGGGGGGTCAAACTGCCAGCGGAAATCGAAATGGGGGTCAACGCCGACCACGCGGCCAGGGCCCAAATCTCCTTCCGACGACTTCCGCAGCTCGTGATGAGCAAGATCACCATCGAGCACGTGATGGGAGATAACAAATCAAAGGAACGAAACGGCAAGGCTGCTGCGGAGGAGGCGGATACGTGGACTCCGGTGAAACAGCAGCTGGATTTGCTGCGAGCGGATAATGCCGTTCTGAAGAGAGAAGTGCGCGAGCTCTGCGTCGAGGTGCTCGCCAAAAGGGAGGTTCCAGCGTCCAGCGAAGCGAGAACCGCGGGTAGCCAGAGGAACCTCGAACGAGGCGGCGCCAAGATCGAGCCGAAACAGTCATCACCGCCACCGCCGGCGGAGAAGCGGACTGAAGCTAAGTCGGCCTCCGCCGGCAACAAACCTCGAGAGGACAACGTGAACGACGAGCTGAAAAAGGCGCTGATGGCGGCTACCTCCGGCACCGGAAAGTGA